The following proteins are encoded in a genomic region of Arcobacter cloacae:
- a CDS encoding acyltransferase, which translates to MIFKIFWILRGLIYKPFFGKYCLPSYIGKPIFIGNFKRIFIGKRVRIMPNARIEVVDKNSSIVFEDNISIAQNLHIISGGNQELRIGKNTTFSANVFITNVDHEYQDIDIHIMEQKLIFNKTQIGENCFIGYGAVIQAGTILGKQCIVGSNAVVRGHFPDYCVIVGIPARIVKRYDEKSGSWKKTDKDGNFIDIESKSC; encoded by the coding sequence ATGATATTTAAAATATTTTGGATTTTAAGGGGTTTGATATATAAGCCATTTTTCGGTAAATATTGCTTACCATCATATATTGGAAAACCAATTTTTATAGGAAATTTTAAAAGAATATTTATAGGTAAAAGAGTAAGAATTATGCCAAATGCAAGGATAGAAGTAGTTGATAAAAATTCTTCTATTGTATTTGAAGATAATATTTCTATTGCACAAAACTTACATATTATTTCAGGTGGAAACCAAGAACTGAGAATAGGTAAAAATACAACTTTTTCAGCAAATGTTTTTATTACAAATGTAGATCATGAGTATCAAGATATTGACATACACATAATGGAACAAAAATTAATATTTAATAAAACACAAATAGGTGAAAATTGTTTTATAGGATATGGAGCAGTTATTCAAGCTGGAACTATTTTAGGAAAACAGTGTATAGTTGGTTCAAATGCAGTTGTAAGAGGTCATTTCCCTGATTATTGTGTGATAGTTGGGATACCTGCTAGGATAGTAAAGAGGTATGATGAGAAAAGTGGTAGTTGGAAAAAGACTGATAAAGATGGAAATTTCATTGATATAGAAAGTAAAAGCTGTTAA
- a CDS encoding glycosyltransferase family 2 protein produces MISVCMATYNGEKYIKEQLDSILYQIGENDEVIISDDSSTDKTVEIIKAFNDNRIKIYKNMKEKGYTRNFENALEKAIGDVIFLSDQDDVWIENKVQKMTKILENYDFVISDNSIVNENLEIINKSHFEVYKTKNGFLTNLLLPRYVGACMAFNKNVLEKSLPFPENAKLCAHDYWISLIAEMYFKSYKLDEQLLLYRRHGSNASSGGEKSKNSLSHKLKVRLYTLMHLIKRYFR; encoded by the coding sequence ATGATATCAGTTTGTATGGCTACGTATAATGGTGAAAAATATATAAAAGAGCAATTAGATTCTATTTTATATCAAATCGGTGAAAATGATGAAGTGATTATTTCTGATGATAGCTCTACTGATAAAACAGTTGAGATTATAAAAGCTTTTAATGATAATAGAATCAAAATTTATAAAAATATGAAAGAAAAAGGGTACACTAGAAATTTTGAAAATGCATTGGAAAAAGCTATTGGAGATGTAATTTTTTTGTCAGATCAAGATGATGTATGGATAGAAAACAAAGTTCAAAAAATGACTAAAATACTTGAAAACTATGATTTTGTTATTAGTGACAATAGTATTGTAAATGAAAATTTAGAAATAATAAACAAGTCACATTTTGAAGTATATAAAACAAAAAATGGTTTTTTAACAAATTTACTTTTACCAAGATATGTAGGTGCTTGCATGGCATTTAACAAAAATGTATTAGAAAAAAGCTTACCATTTCCCGAAAATGCAAAATTATGTGCTCACGATTATTGGATTAGTTTAATAGCAGAGATGTATTTTAAAAGTTATAAGCTGGATGAACAATTACTATTATATCGAAGACATGGTTCAAATGCTTCAAGTGGTGGTGAAAAAAGTAAAAATAGTTTAAGTCACAAATTAAAAGTGAGACTATATACTTTAATGCATTTAATAAAGAGGTACTTCAGATGA